Proteins co-encoded in one Cupriavidus metallidurans CH34 genomic window:
- a CDS encoding D-amino acid dehydrogenase, producing the protein MFKVGERNMRVCVLGGGVVGVASAYYLAREGHTVTLLEARDELAQETSLANGAQLSYSYVAPLADPAVLPKLPGWLLDRNSPLRFVPRLDWRQWTWCLEFLRACRTGVAKKVTAQLLGLGQLSRDGVHELVEREALHFNYQRNGKLVVYRDPVAFDGARRQLEYQASLGSRQQALDAAACVALEPALASVQHKLAGGIHTPSEEAGDCHAFTVGLAAAATRRFGASFRCGTRVTGLRHAGRRVVAARTDAGDIEADAFVVAAGMQSVPMLAPLGVTLPLYPLTGYSLTAPTQPGHHHPPAISVTDLHYKVVYARLGERLRIAGMVDLIGRHPRADARRVALLARQARETFPDGANFDAATSWCGGRPATPDSKPLIGATPYDNLWLNTGHGALGFTLACGSAALLADAMAGRPSSLDASAFALMR; encoded by the coding sequence ATTTTCAAGGTTGGGGAGAGAAACATGCGGGTATGCGTACTGGGTGGCGGAGTGGTTGGCGTCGCGAGCGCCTACTATCTGGCGCGCGAGGGGCATACCGTTACCCTGCTGGAAGCGCGCGACGAACTGGCACAGGAAACCAGCCTGGCCAATGGCGCGCAACTCAGCTACAGCTACGTGGCGCCGCTGGCCGACCCGGCCGTGCTGCCCAAGCTGCCGGGATGGCTGCTCGACCGCAACTCGCCCCTGCGTTTCGTTCCTCGCCTTGATTGGCGCCAGTGGACCTGGTGCCTCGAGTTCCTGCGTGCCTGCCGCACCGGCGTGGCCAAGAAAGTCACCGCGCAGTTGCTCGGGCTGGGCCAGCTCAGCCGCGATGGCGTGCATGAACTGGTCGAGCGCGAGGCGCTGCACTTCAACTATCAGCGCAACGGCAAGCTGGTGGTGTATCGCGATCCGGTTGCCTTCGACGGCGCCCGGCGGCAACTGGAATATCAGGCCTCGCTTGGCAGCCGCCAGCAGGCGCTGGACGCCGCGGCCTGCGTGGCGCTCGAACCGGCCTTAGCATCGGTGCAGCACAAGCTGGCCGGCGGCATCCACACCCCTAGCGAGGAAGCTGGTGACTGCCATGCTTTCACCGTTGGCCTGGCCGCGGCCGCCACGCGCCGTTTCGGCGCGAGCTTCCGCTGCGGTACGCGGGTGACGGGGCTGCGGCACGCAGGGCGACGCGTGGTGGCCGCGCGCACCGATGCGGGTGACATCGAGGCCGATGCCTTCGTGGTCGCTGCCGGCATGCAAAGCGTGCCGATGCTGGCGCCGCTTGGCGTGACGTTGCCACTGTATCCGCTGACCGGCTACAGCCTGACCGCGCCGACGCAACCGGGCCACCATCATCCCCCTGCCATCAGCGTGACGGACCTGCACTACAAGGTGGTCTACGCCCGTCTGGGCGAGCGGTTGCGCATCGCCGGCATGGTTGACCTGATTGGCCGCCATCCGCGTGCCGATGCACGTCGCGTCGCCCTGCTGGCCCGGCAGGCGCGCGAAACCTTCCCGGACGGCGCAAACTTCGACGCGGCAACCTCGTGGTGCGGCGGCCGTCCTGCCACGCCCGACAGCAAGCCGCTGATCGGCGCCACGCCGTACGACAACCTGTGGCTCAACACCGGTCATGGCGCGTTGGGCTTCACGCTGGCCTGCGGCAGCGCCGCGCTGCTCGCCGACGCCATGGCCGGCCGCCCCTCGTCGCTGGATGCATCGGCGTTCGCGCTGATGCGCTAA
- a CDS encoding LysR family transcriptional regulator produces MRLRHLEIFHAVMRTGSLSRAAELLFISQPAASKVLAHAERDLGFKLFTRAHGRLLPTREAQLLHAETVHLFANLENVRQLARNLRRHPEGHLRIGCLPSLGLSLIPQAVREFRQRCPGVSLEIETRHGDELQGLVMSRELDIAVVFDPAPRPGVTSSALGQAEVVYLGPASNAPPHGPVQLAALDDQHWIGIGNSDPLGGLIAQAFRDLGLEERTPMIEARTYYVAAALAECGVGYALVDHFTAQFSQRASGEELLIRPLEPALSVGVAAIYADGAASSHAHDTLLAILGSQFEAALPGRPE; encoded by the coding sequence ATGCGCCTGCGTCACCTTGAAATCTTCCATGCGGTCATGCGTACCGGCTCGCTGAGCCGGGCCGCCGAACTGCTCTTCATCTCCCAGCCCGCGGCCAGCAAGGTGCTGGCCCACGCGGAACGCGACCTCGGCTTCAAGCTGTTCACCCGCGCGCACGGCCGGCTGCTGCCCACGCGCGAGGCGCAACTGCTGCACGCCGAAACGGTGCATCTGTTCGCTAACCTGGAGAACGTGCGCCAGCTCGCGCGCAACCTGCGACGCCATCCCGAGGGCCATCTGCGCATTGGCTGCCTGCCGAGCCTGGGCCTGAGCCTGATCCCGCAGGCGGTGCGAGAGTTTCGCCAGCGCTGCCCCGGCGTCTCGCTGGAAATCGAGACACGGCATGGCGACGAACTGCAAGGCCTGGTGATGTCGCGCGAACTCGACATCGCCGTGGTCTTCGACCCGGCCCCGCGCCCGGGCGTGACATCGAGCGCTCTCGGGCAAGCGGAAGTCGTCTACCTCGGCCCCGCCTCGAACGCACCGCCGCATGGGCCGGTGCAACTGGCCGCGCTCGACGATCAGCACTGGATCGGCATCGGCAACAGCGACCCGCTGGGTGGCCTGATCGCCCAGGCCTTCCGCGATCTCGGGCTGGAGGAGCGCACGCCGATGATCGAGGCGCGTACCTATTACGTGGCCGCCGCGCTGGCGGAGTGCGGCGTCGGCTACGCTCTGGTCGACCATTTCACGGCACAGTTCTCGCAGCGCGCTAGCGGCGAGGAACTGCTGATCCGCCCGCTGGAGCCCGCCCTGTCGGTGGGCGTGGCCGCGATCTACGCGGACGGCGCGGCGTCCTCGCACGCCCACGACACCCTGCTGGCGATCCTCGGATCCCAGTTCGAGGCGGCGCTGCCGGGCCGGCCTGAATAA
- a CDS encoding Bug family tripartite tricarboxylate transporter substrate binding protein: MPRFSRCLPLIAALLGTVVPAIAHAAYPDHALRLIVPFSAGGSSDLQARMLADKLGKLYGQPVVVENRPGAGGHIGGKAVADAAPDGYTLLLGSIGLHATYGTYPKLNYDPSKDLKVVTVLAEMPHVVLVNPSIQVTNLKQLVDAAAKRPDGMTFGSAGVGSSVHMIGELFKVTTGAHLTHVPYKGSSAAIADLLGGQIDMMFENPPTTLGYIRSGKLRALAVTGKTRLPALPQVPTAAEAGVPNFVATSWTTVAVSAKVPDAIADKLNADIRSIVASQEFRSALAEQGMTPVGNTRDAATTFIAGEKARWDQVIAKARLTAQ, from the coding sequence ATGCCACGCTTTTCCCGTTGCCTGCCCCTCATTGCCGCGCTGCTGGGCACGGTCGTGCCGGCCATCGCGCATGCCGCATACCCCGACCACGCACTGCGCCTGATCGTGCCATTCAGTGCGGGCGGCAGCTCGGACCTGCAGGCGCGGATGCTGGCGGACAAGCTTGGCAAGCTGTACGGCCAGCCGGTGGTCGTGGAGAACCGCCCCGGCGCGGGCGGTCATATCGGCGGCAAGGCCGTAGCCGACGCCGCACCCGACGGCTACACGCTGCTGCTTGGCTCTATCGGCCTGCACGCCACCTATGGCACGTATCCGAAACTGAACTACGACCCGTCGAAAGACCTGAAGGTGGTGACGGTGCTCGCGGAGATGCCGCACGTCGTTCTGGTCAACCCGAGCATCCAGGTAACGAACCTCAAGCAACTCGTCGACGCGGCGGCAAAGCGCCCGGATGGCATGACGTTCGGCTCGGCCGGCGTCGGATCGTCGGTGCACATGATTGGCGAACTGTTCAAGGTCACCACCGGCGCGCATCTGACCCATGTGCCGTACAAGGGAAGCTCCGCGGCCATCGCCGACCTGCTGGGCGGGCAGATCGACATGATGTTCGAGAACCCGCCGACCACGCTCGGGTACATCCGCTCGGGCAAGTTGCGCGCGCTGGCCGTGACCGGCAAGACCCGGCTGCCAGCCTTGCCGCAGGTGCCAACGGCCGCCGAGGCCGGCGTGCCGAACTTCGTTGCCACATCCTGGACCACTGTCGCGGTCAGCGCGAAAGTGCCCGACGCGATCGCCGACAAGCTCAATGCCGACATCCGCTCGATCGTCGCATCGCAGGAATTCCGCTCGGCGCTCGCCGAGCAGGGCATGACGCCGGTTGGCAACACCCGCGACGCCGCCACGACATTCATTGCCGGCGAGAAAGCCCGCTGGGACCAGGTCATCGCCAAAGCCCGGCTGACCGCCCAATAA
- a CDS encoding LysR substrate-binding domain-containing protein produces MPRAPSFREIEVFRAVMLSGTTTAAAAMLHTTQPSVSRVLAQMQTGTDLKLFDMEKGRLRPTPEAQRLFETVQGHFQGLARIGQEVHLLRRSGTGLLRLGCTPTLGLGPMPGIVARFIERHPDVSVDLQTVGSHQLGEGLLHGRFDLVLATGRLDHPQFDIRVMHRSPAVCVMHPGHVMASRRRIRAADLSGQRLLTLNADDELSVALWQALQEAGAEPAATLQTTYSSTICRLAAEGAGIGIVNPYAARVFGQALTVVPLVPAIAVEVRLAHAGHLASSRLTEVFASLVAEGLGA; encoded by the coding sequence ATGCCGCGCGCGCCAAGTTTCCGTGAAATCGAGGTCTTTCGCGCCGTGATGCTGAGTGGCACGACAACGGCCGCCGCCGCCATGCTGCACACCACGCAGCCGTCGGTGAGCCGGGTGCTGGCGCAGATGCAGACCGGTACCGACCTGAAACTGTTCGATATGGAAAAGGGCAGGCTGCGGCCCACGCCCGAGGCGCAGCGGCTGTTCGAAACCGTACAGGGGCATTTCCAGGGGTTGGCGCGTATCGGGCAGGAGGTCCATCTGCTGCGCCGTTCCGGTACGGGCCTGCTTCGGCTCGGCTGCACGCCGACGCTTGGTCTGGGGCCGATGCCCGGTATCGTGGCGCGCTTTATCGAGCGGCATCCCGATGTATCGGTGGACCTGCAGACCGTCGGCAGCCACCAGCTTGGCGAAGGGCTGCTGCACGGACGATTCGATCTGGTGCTGGCCACGGGGCGGCTCGACCATCCCCAGTTCGATATCCGCGTCATGCACCGGTCACCCGCCGTATGCGTGATGCATCCCGGGCACGTCATGGCATCGCGGCGGCGGATTCGCGCGGCGGACCTGTCGGGCCAGCGGCTGCTGACCCTGAACGCGGACGACGAACTCAGTGTCGCGCTCTGGCAGGCGCTGCAAGAAGCCGGGGCGGAACCGGCCGCGACGCTGCAAACCACTTATTCGAGCACGATCTGCCGGCTTGCGGCCGAGGGTGCCGGCATCGGTATCGTCAATCCGTACGCCGCGCGCGTGTTCGGCCAGGCCCTGACGGTGGTGCCGCTGGTGCCGGCGATCGCCGTGGAGGTGCGCCTGGCTCATGCGGGCCATCTCGCCAGTTCGCGGCTGACGGAGGTCTTTGCCAGCCTGGTGGCCGAGGGGCTCGGGGCTTAG
- a CDS encoding CaiB/BaiF CoA transferase family protein: MGSGPLSRFTVLDLTRVRSGPAAVRQFADWGANVIKIEEPGLAPDDRPGGSAQVADYQNTHRNKQSITLNLKHPEGRALFLDLVRKADVVVENYRPSVKFKLGIDYESLRKVNPRIVYGSVSGFGQDGPYHDRPGLDQIAQGISGMMSVTGEPGRGPMRAGIPVADLTAGLFCAIGVMVALLEREVSGQGQWVQTSLLQSQLWMMDFQAMRWLMNGEVPGQSGNDHPTSSPTGVFPTADGHMNIAAMGNDIFARLCNVLGAPELVQDERFRTVPLRARHRAALGAEIAERTRTRTTQEWIARMNEEGVPCGPILNMKEAFADPQVEHLRMSQPIDHPTLGPISVVGQAVTLSRTPMGKLAPAPESGEHNLDVYRALLGLDAAKVEALAAQGVI, translated from the coding sequence GTGGGATCTGGACCGCTTTCCCGCTTCACCGTGCTGGACCTGACGCGCGTGCGTTCGGGCCCGGCTGCCGTGCGTCAGTTTGCTGACTGGGGCGCGAACGTCATCAAGATCGAAGAGCCGGGGCTGGCGCCCGACGACCGGCCCGGTGGCTCGGCGCAGGTGGCCGACTACCAGAACACGCATCGCAACAAGCAGAGCATCACGCTGAACCTCAAGCATCCCGAAGGTCGCGCGTTGTTTCTTGACCTCGTGCGCAAGGCCGACGTGGTGGTGGAGAACTACCGTCCCTCGGTGAAATTCAAGCTCGGCATCGACTACGAGTCGCTGCGCAAGGTGAATCCGCGCATTGTCTACGGCAGCGTTTCCGGCTTCGGCCAGGATGGGCCGTATCACGACCGTCCGGGCCTGGACCAGATTGCGCAGGGCATCTCGGGGATGATGTCCGTGACTGGCGAACCCGGGCGGGGACCGATGCGCGCGGGCATACCGGTTGCCGATCTGACCGCGGGCCTGTTCTGCGCGATCGGCGTGATGGTGGCATTGCTGGAGCGCGAGGTGTCAGGGCAGGGGCAATGGGTACAGACCTCGCTGCTGCAGTCGCAGCTGTGGATGATGGATTTCCAGGCAATGCGCTGGCTGATGAATGGCGAAGTGCCGGGCCAGAGCGGCAACGATCACCCGACCAGCAGCCCGACCGGCGTCTTCCCCACGGCGGACGGTCACATGAACATCGCCGCCATGGGCAACGACATCTTCGCCCGCCTTTGCAACGTACTGGGCGCGCCCGAACTGGTGCAGGACGAGCGGTTCCGGACCGTGCCGCTGCGCGCGCGCCATCGCGCGGCACTGGGCGCGGAGATTGCCGAACGCACCCGTACCCGCACGACGCAGGAATGGATCGCGCGCATGAACGAGGAAGGCGTGCCATGCGGCCCGATTCTCAATATGAAGGAAGCATTCGCCGATCCGCAGGTGGAGCATCTGCGCATGAGCCAGCCCATCGATCATCCGACGCTCGGGCCGATTTCGGTCGTAGGCCAGGCGGTGACGCTGAGCCGCACGCCGATGGGGAAACTGGCGCCGGCTCCGGAAAGCGGGGAACACAACCTTGACGTCTATCGCGCCTTGCTTGGTCTGGACGCGGCGAAGGTCGAGGCGCTCGCCGCGCAGGGTGTCATCTGA
- a CDS encoding FadR/GntR family transcriptional regulator has translation MKAPFDTEARGFTSLRRPDNLPDEIAHQIRQRILNGSLAHGQRLPTEHELATAFDVSRNVVREAIARLKLSGYVETRRGTGSFVAHGIGQRNFEIVTDELMEKDALEHVFQLRVEIESGAAALAAMYRTDTQLEALRVALAKVDESGGDLEKGTDSALDFHLAVGNATNNPYFIRLMAHLSHVLHDAVRTLRTGSTGTARIAEVENEHHAIFDAIAAGDAEAARTAMRRHLTNGIERHRARRPRKAT, from the coding sequence ATGAAGGCCCCATTCGATACCGAAGCCCGCGGATTCACGAGCCTGCGCCGGCCAGACAACCTGCCCGACGAGATCGCGCACCAGATTCGCCAGCGCATTCTCAACGGCTCGCTGGCGCATGGCCAACGGTTGCCCACGGAGCACGAACTGGCCACGGCGTTCGACGTGAGCCGCAACGTCGTGCGGGAGGCCATCGCCCGGCTGAAACTGTCGGGCTACGTGGAAACGCGGCGCGGCACCGGCTCGTTCGTGGCCCACGGTATTGGGCAGCGCAATTTCGAGATCGTCACCGATGAACTGATGGAGAAGGATGCGCTCGAGCATGTCTTCCAGTTGCGGGTCGAGATCGAATCGGGCGCGGCGGCGCTGGCGGCGATGTATCGCACTGATACGCAACTCGAGGCATTGCGCGTCGCGCTGGCGAAGGTCGACGAATCGGGCGGGGACCTGGAGAAGGGCACGGATAGCGCGCTCGATTTCCACCTTGCCGTGGGTAACGCCACCAACAACCCGTACTTCATCCGGTTGATGGCGCATCTGAGCCATGTATTGCACGACGCCGTGCGTACGCTGCGAACCGGATCGACGGGGACGGCGCGTATCGCGGAAGTCGAAAACGAACACCACGCCATCTTCGATGCCATCGCAGCTGGCGATGCGGAAGCGGCACGCACGGCCATGCGCCGGCATTTGACCAACGGAATCGAACGACACCGGGCCAGACGGCCAAGAAAGGCAACATGA
- a CDS encoding enoyl-CoA hydratase, with translation MNSTRILEGEITDALLVDKRGNTGWITFNDPGRHNAVSFDMWAAVPKALAAFEQDDDIRAVVLTGAGERAFVSGANISQFDKLRSGDEAVAAYEQVAEAAQLALYDYAKPTLARIKGYCIGGGMNIALCCDIRIASADSTFAIPAGKLGLGYRLTAIRNLVTTVGAANALEIFLTANRYAAAEAKALGLIHHVTDTPDAADLDAALQVRLDQIAANAPLTLRAGKRMIRQLQQLGPEVDIAAMQQLVMQCFASDDYREGKRAFAEKRSPVFTGK, from the coding sequence ATGAACAGCACACGCATTCTGGAAGGCGAAATTACCGATGCCTTGCTCGTGGATAAGCGGGGCAACACAGGCTGGATCACCTTCAACGATCCCGGGCGCCACAACGCTGTCTCCTTCGATATGTGGGCGGCGGTGCCCAAGGCGCTGGCAGCATTCGAGCAGGACGACGACATCCGCGCGGTCGTGCTCACCGGCGCTGGCGAACGCGCTTTCGTGAGCGGCGCCAACATTTCCCAGTTCGACAAGCTGCGCTCGGGCGACGAAGCCGTGGCGGCCTACGAGCAGGTTGCAGAGGCCGCGCAGCTCGCGCTCTACGACTATGCCAAGCCCACGCTGGCACGCATCAAGGGTTATTGCATTGGCGGTGGGATGAACATCGCGCTGTGCTGCGATATCCGGATCGCATCGGCCGACAGCACCTTCGCGATTCCGGCTGGCAAGCTCGGGCTCGGGTACCGGCTGACCGCTATCCGCAACCTGGTGACCACGGTCGGGGCGGCCAATGCGCTCGAGATCTTCCTGACCGCGAACCGCTACGCGGCTGCCGAAGCCAAGGCCCTCGGACTGATCCATCACGTGACCGATACACCGGATGCGGCGGACCTCGATGCCGCGCTCCAGGTCCGCCTCGACCAGATCGCCGCGAATGCGCCGCTGACGCTGCGCGCCGGCAAACGCATGATCCGCCAGTTGCAGCAGCTTGGTCCGGAAGTCGACATCGCGGCCATGCAGCAACTGGTCATGCAGTGTTTCGCCAGCGACGACTATCGCGAAGGCAAGCGCGCCTTCGCTGAAAAACGCAGCCCGGTTTTCACCGGGAAGTAG
- a CDS encoding Bug family tripartite tricarboxylate transporter substrate binding protein has protein sequence MNKRPILALAAAMIVGGLGTAQNAAAQYPQQPVKIVVGYAAGGTTDILARALAEQLAAELKQSVIIENRPGAAGNAAAAYVQQSAPDGYTLFMATVSSHGINPALYKKSLGYDPVNGFAPISMVASIPLVLITTPNLPVKSVPDLVALARKKPGELNYASSGNGSPVHLAGAMFAQGAGAKLVHVPYRGGALANTSVIAGETQMSFATLPGALPQVKAGRLRAIAVTTRDRSAQLPDVPAMREVPGYGNFEINTWNALLAPRNTPQPIIDSLNKAIGKAMASPKLVQRFNDEGATPVASSPADLGRFIQAELAKWAGVVGELNVKVD, from the coding sequence ATGAACAAGAGGCCGATTCTTGCTCTTGCAGCGGCGATGATCGTGGGCGGGTTGGGCACGGCGCAGAATGCTGCCGCGCAGTATCCGCAGCAGCCCGTCAAGATCGTCGTGGGCTACGCGGCTGGCGGCACCACGGACATCCTGGCACGGGCCCTGGCCGAGCAACTGGCTGCCGAGCTGAAGCAATCGGTGATCATCGAGAACAGGCCCGGCGCGGCCGGCAATGCCGCCGCCGCGTACGTGCAGCAATCCGCGCCCGATGGCTACACGCTGTTCATGGCGACGGTGTCGAGCCACGGCATCAACCCGGCCCTGTACAAGAAATCGCTTGGCTACGATCCGGTCAACGGATTTGCGCCCATCAGCATGGTGGCATCGATCCCGCTGGTGCTGATCACGACCCCGAACCTGCCGGTGAAATCGGTGCCCGATCTGGTGGCGCTGGCCCGGAAGAAACCGGGTGAGCTGAACTATGCGTCGAGCGGGAACGGATCGCCGGTGCACCTCGCAGGCGCCATGTTCGCCCAGGGTGCAGGTGCCAAGCTTGTGCATGTGCCGTATCGCGGCGGCGCGCTTGCCAATACGTCGGTGATTGCCGGCGAGACGCAGATGAGCTTCGCGACGTTGCCTGGCGCGTTGCCTCAGGTCAAGGCCGGCCGACTGCGGGCCATTGCAGTGACCACCCGGGACCGGTCCGCGCAACTGCCGGATGTTCCCGCCATGCGTGAAGTACCGGGGTATGGCAACTTCGAGATCAATACCTGGAACGCGCTGCTGGCCCCGCGCAATACGCCGCAGCCGATCATCGATTCGCTGAACAAGGCAATTGGCAAGGCAATGGCCTCGCCAAAGCTGGTGCAGCGCTTCAATGACGAGGGCGCGACGCCCGTCGCCAGTTCCCCGGCCGATCTCGGGCGGTTTATCCAGGCGGAACTGGCCAAATGGGCGGGTGTCGTGGGTGAACTGAACGTGAAGGTCGACTGA
- a CDS encoding universal stress protein — MHQHILVAVDDSPCARRALNEAVGLASAFHAKLEILHVIDYSFLQYDFGYGDFTELRPQLTAAGESLLKEAGEIAGAAGLEHHETLIDDLATMGNIADRVNGYARRCSADIVVIGTHGRHGLKRMLLGSVAESLARDCPVPVVLVRDDSPARTAERPVAQK, encoded by the coding sequence ATGCACCAGCACATTCTTGTCGCCGTCGACGATAGCCCCTGCGCGCGTCGCGCCCTGAACGAAGCCGTCGGCCTTGCCAGCGCGTTTCACGCAAAGCTCGAGATCCTGCACGTCATCGACTACAGCTTCCTGCAGTACGACTTCGGCTATGGCGATTTCACCGAGCTACGCCCACAGTTGACGGCAGCCGGCGAATCGCTTCTCAAGGAAGCTGGCGAGATCGCCGGGGCTGCCGGGCTCGAGCATCACGAAACCCTGATCGACGATCTGGCGACGATGGGCAACATCGCGGACCGCGTCAACGGCTATGCGCGAAGGTGCAGCGCCGATATCGTCGTCATCGGCACGCATGGCCGGCACGGCTTGAAGCGCATGCTGCTTGGCAGCGTCGCCGAAAGCCTGGCACGCGATTGCCCGGTCCCCGTTGTCCTGGTGCGTGACGACTCCCCCGCCAGGACCGCTGAACGCCCGGTCGCCCAGAAGTAA
- a CDS encoding response regulator, protein MISRTNTDRLTVYLVERTPSVRRRQLRLLASLDGLRVAGAGHDAQAHQTELVDLQPDVVLIGLNATENTPLPRIRALAIALPASTLIVLANEGTPQMRRACLMAGVAHCFDKTLEIVELRNLLLAMASTARQHRQR, encoded by the coding sequence ATGATTTCGCGTACCAACACCGACCGACTGACTGTGTATCTGGTCGAAAGAACGCCGTCTGTCAGGCGCAGGCAGTTGCGCCTGCTGGCGTCCCTGGACGGTCTACGTGTGGCCGGCGCCGGACACGATGCGCAAGCCCATCAAACGGAACTGGTAGACCTCCAGCCGGACGTCGTGCTGATCGGCCTGAACGCCACGGAGAACACACCTCTGCCGCGAATCCGCGCGCTCGCGATCGCCTTGCCGGCCAGCACGCTGATCGTGCTGGCCAACGAGGGCACACCGCAGATGCGCCGCGCGTGCCTGATGGCTGGCGTGGCCCACTGCTTCGACAAGACGCTCGAGATTGTGGAACTACGCAACCTGCTGCTCGCCATGGCGAGCACGGCACGGCAACACCGGCAACGATAA